In Zingiber officinale cultivar Zhangliang chromosome 8B, Zo_v1.1, whole genome shotgun sequence, a single genomic region encodes these proteins:
- the LOC122016861 gene encoding mRNA cap guanine-N7 methyltransferase 1-like, giving the protein MKWGFESTSCLGPPKSGTGDSCALDDENFRNARREAEHYSVRISQTLEEREARPIVHLRKLNDWAVKSGSEHIIPRGVGFGVRVEEDRPAKFN; this is encoded by the exons ATGAAGTGGGGGTTTGAATCAACTTCTTGCCTCGGCCCGCCCAAATCAGGCACAG GCGATTCGTGTGCTTTGGATGATGAGAATTTTAGAAATGCTCGTAGGGAGGCAGAGCATTACAGTGTGAGGATCAGTCAGACGCTGGAGGAGCGCGAGGCGAGGCCCATTGTCCACTTGAGGAAACTCAACGATTGG GCGGTGAAATCAGGATCAGA GCACATAATCCCTAGAGGAGTGGGATTTGGCGTTCGTGTTGAGGAAG aCAGGCCGGCCAAGTTCAATTAG
- the LOC122016036 gene encoding anthocyanidin reductase ((2S)-flavan-3-ol-forming)-like: protein MPSACVTGGNGFLASALIRQLLEKGYAVNATVRDPGNEQKAGQLKQMQSLGTLTIFRADLEEEGSFDEAFNGCDYVFLVAAPVKIMSENPEEELIKPAIKGVLNMFKSCVKTKATLKRVILTSSAAAVSINQLEGVNLVMDEEAWSDLTFLTTTKPRTWGYAVSKVLAEKEAIKYAEENELSLVRVIPSLIVGPAVGSVLANSTQLSLCLLSGNEGMIRGFRQMQCLSGSISMVHVEDLCRAHIFVAEEKVAAGRYICSAVNTSLPELACFLRMRYPQRRLTTDCSDLPEKSKVILSSEKLIKAGFEFKYSKLEDIYDETIRSAEAVGFLTPTANGSTHVQIGE, encoded by the exons ATGCCAAGTGCTTGTGTGACTGGAGGCAACGGGTTCTTGGCGTCCGCTCTCATCAGGCAGCTGCTGGAGAAAGGCTACGCTGTGAACGCCACCGTCAGAGATCCAG GAAACGAGCAGAAGGCCGGCCAGCTGAAGCAGATGCAGAGTCTGGGGACGTTGACCATTTTCCGGGCGGATCTCGAGGAGGAAGGCAGCTTCGACGAGGCATTCAACGGCTGTGATTACGTCTTCCTCGTCGCAGCTCCGGTCAAAATAATGTCGGAGAATCCTGAG GAGGAGTTGATAAAACCAGCCATCAAAGGAGTGCTAAACATGTTTAAATCATGTGTCAAGACTAAGGCAACGCTGAAGCGAGTCATTTTGACATCATCCGCCGCGGCAGTCTCCATCAACCAGCTCGAAGGAGTTAATCTAGTCATGGACGAAGAAGCATGGTCCGATCTTACATTTCTCACCACTACGAAACCTCGAACTTGG GGATATGCCGTGTCCAAGGTGCTCGCTGAGAAAGAGGCCATAAAGTACGCGGAAGAAAACGAACTGAGCCTAGTGAGAGTGATCCCGTCCCTCATCGTGGGACCTGCCGTGGGTTCGGTGTTGGCTAACAGTACACAACTCAGTCTGTGCTTGTTATCGG GAAACGAAGGTATGATTCGCGGGTTCCGGCAGATGCAGTGCCTCTCTGGCTCGATCTCAATGGTCCACGTGGAAGACTTGTGCAGGGCCCACATCTTCGTGGCGGAGGAAAAAGTAGCCGCCGGCAGGTACATCTGTTCCGCCGTCAACACCAGTCTGCCGGAGCTCGCATGCTTCCTCCGTATGCGGTACCCGCAGCGCCGTCTGACTACAGA CTGCTCGGACTTGCCCGAAAAGTCGAAGGTGATATTGTCGTCTGAAAAGCTCATCAAAGCCGGTTTTGAGTTCAAATACAGTAAGCTCGAGGACATTTATGACGAAACAATTCGCTCCGCGGAAGCCGTGGGGTTCCTCACTCCAACTGCGAATGGATCTACACACGTTCAAATTGGTGAATAA